One Malania oleifera isolate guangnan ecotype guangnan chromosome 10, ASM2987363v1, whole genome shotgun sequence genomic region harbors:
- the LOC131166081 gene encoding pentatricopeptide repeat-containing protein At5g66520-like encodes MVVYLFRMLKPSNLHVSWLLKSYYFSWSSAIRNASTPHEALHLYTQMQRQSLPFDSFSILFALKSCATLQNLSLIHHLHAHILKIGFKTHVYVATSLLYAYVLSSFGDACHLFDEMPNRNTVTWNTMITGYSKSGDLEMARLIFEEMPLRDLASWSAMIAAYMNNSYWDQGLMLFRNMMLKEQLRPDQMTLGSILAACSNMGSIGLQVGKSIHGFTVKNAWELNVDLGTILVDMYAKCGFLKYACRIFELMQERNVMAWTALICGSAHHGYGLEAISVFETMQELGVKPNELTFTGVLSACAQAGLIEEGRKYFNMIKEYGLELKIQHYGCMVDLFGKAGQLQDAYEIIKTMRLEPNVVIWGSFLSACKVHKQFEMAERVIEQVLVMVKPENDGGVYTLISDLYALNGKWNEVENVRKLMVHQNVKKVRGSSFIGSGKA; translated from the coding sequence ATGGTAGTCTATCTCTTCCGCATGCTGAAGCCATCAAATCTTCATGTTTCTTGGCTTTTGAAAAGCTACTATTTCTCATGGTCTTCTGCCATAAGGAATGCTTCCACTCCTCATGAAGCCTTGCACTTATACACTCAAATGCAGCGCCAATCCCTTCCCTTTGATAGCTTCTCCATTCTATTCGCCCTCAAATCATGTGCTACTTTGCAGAACCTTTCCCTAATTCACCACCTCCATGCCCATATTCTTAAAATTGGCTTCAAAACTCATGTTTATGTTGCCACTTCACTCCTTTATGCTTATGTCCTTTCTTCATTTGGTGATGCCTGTCACTTGTTTGATGAAATGCCTAACAGAAATACAGTTACTTGGAATACAATGATTACAGGCTATTCTAAGTCCGGAGATCTAGAAATGGCACGCTTAATCTTTGAGGAAATGCCTTTGAGGGATCTCGCATCATGGTCTGCCATGATTGCCGCATATATGAATAATAGCTATTGGGATCAAGGACTGATGCTCTTTCGGAATATGATGTTGAAAGAGCAGTTGAGGCCTGATCAGATGACCTTGGGATCAATTTTAGCTGCATGTTCTAACATGGGTTCTATTGGGTTGCAAGTAGGGAAATCAATTCATGGTTTTACTGTGAAGAATGCATGGGAGTTGAATGTGGATCTTGGCACAATTCTGGTTGACATGTATGCAAAGTGTGGATTCTTGAAGTATGCTTGCCGGATTTTTGAACTGATGCAAGAAAGAAATGTCATGGCTTGGACTGCACTGATTTGTGGATCAGCTCACCATGGATATGGCCTAGAAGCAATATCAGTATTTGAGACCATGCAAGAATTGGGTGTAAAACCCAATGAATTGACGTTCACAGGAGTTCTTAGTGCTTGTGCACAAGCAGGCTTGATTGAAGAGGGCCGCAAATATTTTAATATGATCAAAGAGTATGGATTGGAGCTGAAAATTCAACATTATGGATGCATGGTTGATCTGTTTGGCAAGGCAGGGCAGTTGCAAGATGCATATGAGATTATTAAGACAATGAGACTTGAACCCAATGTTGTCATCTGGGGTTCCTTTTTGTCCGCTTGTAAAGTGCATAAGCAGTTTGAGATGGCTGAGAGAGTGATTGAGCAAGTTTTGGTGATGGTAAAGCCTGAGAATGATGGAGGGGTTTATACTCTTATTTCTGATTTGTATGCTTTGAATGGGAAGTGGAATGAAGTGGAAAATGTGAGGAAATTAATGGTTCACCAAAATGTGAAGAAGGTACGGGGATCTAGTTTTATAGGAAGTGGAAAAGCGTAG